Proteins from one Telopea speciosissima isolate NSW1024214 ecotype Mountain lineage chromosome 1, Tspe_v1, whole genome shotgun sequence genomic window:
- the LOC122669378 gene encoding probable E3 ubiquitin-protein ligase RHB1A, whose product MGGCCCCSSRRSQLNATPVYYYCPRTSEEREPLSAHHGAASTLSSGLLVHTNLETSTPDTYRAPPAPLPYDMDLGRPQTPPVIQGSSADKIDNVPQTTDTEAVAETISGRGFETSAMCESLKESGCKIEKNSALDSAKESEVERSKLNEPIVLAVEEEDVCPTCLEEYDEENPRIITKCEHHFHLACILEWMERSDTCPVCDQEMVFNHS is encoded by the exons TGCCCACGAACATCAGAGGAGCGTGAGCCCTTATCAGCACACCATGGTGCAGCCTCTACACTCTCTTCTGGGCTCCTCGTCCATACAAATCTGGAAACATCAACACCTGACACTTACCGAGCACCACCTGCACCCCTACCATATGATATGGATTTAGGGCGTCCACAAACTCCACCAGTCATTCAAGGAAGTAGTGCTGACAAGATTGACAATGTGCCGCAGACAACAGATACCGAGGCCGTTGCAGAAACAATCAGTGGCAGGGGTTTTGAAACATCAGCTATGTGTGAAAGTCTGAAAGAATCAGGCTGCAAGATAGAGAAAAATTCTGCACTTGACTCTGCAAAGGAGTCTGAAGTTGAACGTTCAAAGTTGAATGAACCTATTGTTTTAGCAGTTGAGGAGGAGGATGTTTGCCCCACCTGTCTTGAAG AGTATGATGAGGAGAACCCAAGAATTATCACGAAATGTGAACATCATTTTCACCTTGCCTGCATTCTTGAATGGATGGAAAGAAGTGACACCTGCCCTGTATGCGATCAG GAAATGGTATTCAACCATTCATGA
- the LOC122643336 gene encoding G-type lectin S-receptor-like serine/threonine-protein kinase SD2-2, translated as MDQITRAKVHLLMFSAAFICILAEIEFGSSSRVELDNSTRFFPRELLTDGIVIEKPADRELKLPCGLKILDGCRKGRIEAGSSISRENQNKPNSQTSFAQTSVISRRSQKLELGSVILAGNSTIWSENRTFELGFFSTDGESNWYVGIWYASIPIRTYVWVANRKSPVKNFTSSVMRFTEDGKLVITDSGDRNVWRTENAEEAVSAQLLETGNLVLLSRKGTMVWQSFDFPTDTWLPGMNITSRTSVECWRSESDPSPGNYSLRLKPPQYGEFELLFNGSKTYWSTGKWTGNSFANVPEMTVRYIYSFHFFHPFTAAASFMYTVISQDNSSRPPLTRFFIDSSGQLKQFTWSTQMESWNMFWCRPENWCSVYGLCGNLGFCSSRTQRPCECLAGFTPSDRRAWNSGDFSGGCRHKDDYLCNESDAFEEVGTVGFDAATGVSLSGSGSRSFCESSCLKNCSCIGITHNAETGLCENIHGNMLNLRNLTSGSTGEEVLYIRVGRQGSTKKKSKLMTVALIGGICGLVAIAGMAVLGIFMLRKKRNRKKEKEAVIPVTNLKVFSYKELSAATRGFSEKLGHGGFGTVFKGELPDSPPIAVKRLERPGGGEKEFRAEVCTIGNIQHVNLVRLRGFCSENSHRLLVYDYMQNGPLSAFLRRDGQSLSWDVRFRVAVGTAKGIAYLHEECRDCIIHCDIKPENILLDTDFSAKVSDFGLAKLIGRDFSRVLTTMRGTRGYVAPEWISGVAITAKADVYSYGMTLLEIVGGRRNVEKPLSAGREGVMEEKWFFPPWAARQIIEGNVAGVVDERLAGGYDPVEVERLALVAVWCIQDEEVARPTMSLVVKMLEGTVEVTVPPPPQLLQALISGDSFPGVGVSGLKPSSGAGVNSD; from the coding sequence ATGGATCAAATAACGCGGGCAAAAGTTCATCTCTTGATGTTTTCTGCTgcttttatttgtattttagcGGAAATTGAGTTTGGCTCAAGCTCCAGGGTCGAACTGGACAACAGTACAAGATTTTTTCCAAGAGAACTTCTGACTGATGGAATCGTAATAGAGAAACCCGCCGATCGAGAGCTCAAGCTCCCTTGCGGCTTGAAAATCTTGGATGGTTGCAGAAAAGGACGGATTGAAGCGGGTTCGAGTATCTCTAGggaaaaccaaaacaaacctAATTCACAAACCAGCTTTGCTCAAACCTCTGTCATCTCAAGGAGAAGCCAGAAATTGGAGTTAGGATCTGTTATCCTTGCGGGAAATTCGACGATTTGGAGTGAGAACCGCACTTTCGAGCTCGGTTTTTTCAGCACGGATGGCGAATCCAATTGGTACGTCGGCATCTGGTACGCTTCCATACCCATTCGAACCTACGTTTGGGTGGCAAACCGAAAATCTCCTGTCAAAAACTTCACCTCCTCAGTAATGCGATTTACCGAAGACGGCAAGCTCGTGATAACGGATTCCGGCGATCGTAATGTCTGGCGGACGGAAAATGCAGAAGAAGCAGTGAGTGCGCAGCTCCTAGAAACTGGAAACCTTGTCCTTTTGTCGCGCAAAGGGACGATGGTCTGGCAAAGCTTCGACTTTCCGACCGACACATGGCTGCCAGGTATGAACATTACTAGCCGTACCTCTGTTGAGTGCTGGAGAAGTGAGTCTGATCCGTCCCCTGGTAATTACTCTCTCCGTCTAAAACCTCCACAGTATGGCGAGTTCGAACTcctcttcaatggcagcaagaCCTACTGGTCTACCGGTAAATGGACCGGCAATTCCTTCGCTAACGTCCCTGAGATGACTGTGCGGTACATCTActccttccatttcttccatcctTTCACTGCCGCAGCATCTTTCATGTACACCGTTATCTCTCAGGACAACAGTTCACGGCCACCGCTAACTCGATTCTTTATTGATTCCTCTGGTCAGCTGAAGCAGTTCACCTGGTCGACTCAGATGGAAAGTTGGAATATGTTCTGGTGTCGGCCTGAGAATTGGTGCAGTGTTTATGGATTGTGTGGGAACTTAGGGTTTTGCAGCAGCCGTACTCAGAGGCCGTGCGAATGCCTTGCTGGATTCACACCTAGCGACCGACGCGCGTGGAACTCCGGGGATTTTTCCGGAGGTTGCCGTCACAAGGACGACTACCTGTGCAATGAAAGTGATGCATTTGAAGAGGTTGGAACCGTTGGTTTTGATGCTGCCACTGGTGTGTCGTTATCCGGAAGCGGAAGCCGGAGTTTCTGCGAGTCCTCATGCTTGAAGAACTGTTCGTGCATTGGTATAACCCACAACGCAGAAACCGGTCTGTGTGAGAATATTCATGGGAACATGCTGAACCTCCGGAATCTGACATCTGGTAGCACAGGGGAAGAGGTTCTTTATATCAGGGTTGGGAGACAAGGATcgacgaagaagaagagtaaaTTGATGACGGTGGCTCTGATTGGCGGTATTTGTGGGTTGGTGGCGATCGCGGGAATGGCAGTTTTAGGGATATTTATGCTGCGGAAGAAGAGAAAtcggaaaaaggagaaagaggcTGTTATTCCGGTGACGAACTTGAAAGTGTTCTCTTACAAGGAGCTTTCCGCAGCTACTCGAGGATTCTCAGAGAAGCTCGGGCATGGTGGCTTTGGGACTGTTTTCAAAGGAGAACTACCAGATTCCCCTCCTATTGCTGTGAAACGGCTTGAACGCCCAGGTGGGGGTGAGAAAGAATTTCGAGCGGAGGTCTGCACAATCGGGAACATCCAACATGTTAATCTTGTGCGCCTGAGAGGCTTCTGCTCAGAGAACTCTCACAGACTCTTGGTTTATGATTATATGCAGAATGGGCCGTTGAGTGCGTTTCTGCGGCGAGATGGGCAGAGTTTGAGTTGGGATGTGAGATTCAGGGTGGCAGTTGGGACGGCCAAGGGTATTGCATACTTGCATGAGGAATGCAGGGATTGCATCATACATTGCGACATCAAGCCAGAGAACATTCTTCTGGACACTGATTTTTCGGCCAAGGTTTCGGATTTTGGTTTAGCAAAGCTCATAGGCAGGGATTTCAGTAGGGTTTTGACAACAATGAGAGGAACGCGAGGTTATGTGGCGCCGGAGTGGATTTCAGGGGTTGCCATCACCGCCAAAGCTGATGTTTACAGTTATGGGATGACATTGCTGGAGATCGTAGGTGGGCGACGCAATGTGGAGAAACCACTATCGGCGGGCAGAGAGGGGGTGATGGAAGAGAAATGGTTCTTCCCCCCTTGGGCTGCAAGGCAGATAATTGAGGGTAATGTGGCTGGTGTGGTGGATGAGCGGCTTGCAGGGGGTTACGACCCTGTAGAGGTAGAGCGGTTGGCACTTGTGGCTGTATGGTGTATTCAGGATGAAGAGGTTGCAAGGCCCACAATGAGTCTGGTGGTGAAGATGCTAGAGGGAACGGTGGAAGTCACGGTTCCACCGCCACCGCAGCTGTTGCAGGCACTGATCTCTGGAGATTCTTTTCCTGGAGTTGGTGTTTCTGGGCTGAAGCCATCAAGTGGTGCTGGTGTTAATTCTGATTGA